The Porites lutea chromosome 9, jaPorLute2.1, whole genome shotgun sequence sequence TTGACCCTAAGAGTTTGACATAATGATAGCATTTTTACTTGTCTGAAAGTATATTATCGGAGGAACGAATACCTTTAGCTACTGCTTTTCCAGTGAATATAATGTTGATTAATGCTGCATTCACATTTCATCTATTTTGCTTCGCGAGTATCGATAAAAAAAATAGGATAGTGACCTAATTCTTCAACCAAAGGGAATAATCTATAGGCGAACAGACTTCGAACTACTGAACCACAGACACAATTCAGGTAGCGCAAGGCCACTAAACTTGTGCTCTAGAATTGCAATCTAAGTGCTTATTTGTTCCTTAATAAGGATACTGTGAGGAAGCGAAATAAGAAAGAGATCGGTTTTTACCATACACAGGTCTCCATGGTGCAAACGACCGTTATCGGATGACGTTTATAAGAATAGAATTCCGATTACAGCTCCTGAGTGCAGCCAAAGTATCCAAACGTTCCCAGCTGATGTATGGGCATACGGTAAGCTCGCAATTAACATgcattatcattcattcaaaatattttttcatttctgattggctaaaggcacgccttcggcctcggtggataacaccctactagatctgcagaattcttcacatcctacttaGCCCCATTCAACAATTGCTAAATGTTTATGAATTTTACTATGGTTCGTTCGTCGATGAGTGGTGGCATGACACACCAattgccccatgtaagggaatctaTAAAGACAGTCATGGATTCTGCATTCCACGCGGTAGGACTCCTGATTCCAGGTACTTGaatccagtctttgtcagtggaacttagattttggattccaatctttagtaggattccggattccttgagctgtattccggattccaaagcccaggattcctcAAGCAAATATTTCACAGATTCAGGAATCAGGATTCCCTTTCATGGGACGACACCAATCAGGTTTTGCGGGATTCACAGAATGGCCCAAAAGGTTTCGGTGACGGGTTTATCACCCATCTTGTCGTTAAAAGGTTTTTGATAACAAAGAAAAAGGCCAAAATATATCAGTTAGAAAACGTTCATTTTACAGTGTTTCAAACGAGGAAAGTGCTACGTCCAAGTCCACCGACTTAAACTAAGCCCTACCACCTTTTAAGGTATTTCAAGATTCTATGGTGGTCACTGCAAttcgaggtttttttttccttttcaggcTTCTTCATTTACGCTGTCGTTACTGTAGGGAAACAACCAATCACAACCTTAGACCAGGTAAGGCAAAGAATACACAAACTCGCACTGTGGATGTTATCAGTTCCTTTAGGTCAACAAATATTGACGCCTCCAACAGCTTAATATAAACTTTGTTTTCCCCTTTTAGGTTTTGAAGTTTAATCCATCAAACGATTCATTGGATCAGCTGGCTGGCTTTGTTGACAAGATTAAACTGTGCTTACAGAGGGTGCGTTTAACATTTCAAGTCAATGCAGATGAACACTTTTACTCTGTTACTACATGTTAACCAATAATGCGGGCATAGCTATATGCTGAGTTTTCAGTTCAATAAACTTACAGAGATGGGTACCGCATTTGTATCATAAGTACTGTACAGCAACAGCAAGCTGGTGTATAACACAAGAGGTGCTTATGTGAAAAGTAGcgaattttttaatttactctttttcatttttggaatcatgatgataacgataatcATGACTCTTAATATGACGATAATGATTAGATCGTTTCTTTTAAGGATCCTAATGCCCGTCCTACTTTTCAAGATCTTCGAGACCAGGTATCCTTGAAAACTGGCTCATCAACTCCAAGCTGCTCTACACATTCTCTGGAAGGTATGGCAAGGTTTAAGAAAAGATGTGGCATATTTTATCGCTTCTAGACTAAGTTCGGATTAAAGGGACACGGTCAGCTATGGGACCGCCCTGACCTGGACACTACATTTGTCAGTTTGAAAAGAGTTTACCTCAACCCGAAATCAAATGAACGCGTCGGCtacatctagaaatccgcttCAATCTTGCCTAGTGTTTCATTCGATCCTCGATCTTTTACAGATAACCTGTTTTTGAGCAAACTTTAACTCATCCTATTTatcatattttgttaaaaacagtATCCAAAGGAACAAGAACAGAAGAGGTGAGAAACGCGTAGGCGCCGGCCGGGAGAAATCGCTTctttaccaaaataacaaaagaaatgaatcaataacatTGGTGAACAAGTTATATGTATTTGGAAAATCGATGGTAAAGGTTACATATgtttggaaaatcaagctttcCCGACCTTGAACCTTCAACAATGATTCATGCCGACTCCGTGTCATTTCTCACCTCTGCTGATGATCGAATTCAGAAGTATTCGTCGATGTTTGGCTTTCCCTGGAAAACAAATCGGTGAATTCTCAATGGTATATCAAAAATGTGTTCTCTGATGTGGCTTAGGGTCTATAATCATTATTTGGGCTTGTAACCAGTTCAACTCTTCAAGGTTTGTTTTGAGTATTCCGGATACGCTTCTGGCTTTCTGTTTCACGTGCGTGTCTTGTGACATACAATtcagctaagaaatggtatCAAACggcatgtgcatcagctgaccGTGTTCCTTTAAGATTAGCCTTGCTTGAGAATGAAAAGATTCACCACTAACGCAACTCTCATAATACAGTTTGCCTGCTCCCCAAACAGTTTGTATAACCCTTGGTTTTTAATTtcccctgggtattacagtcgtcccactctctcctccgcagaggctcccgctgggtatcccaataaaaacagcaataatggaaaaatagaaagcccccgggggacgatgggaagagggaaaaggcggGAGCCTCTCTTCTCTCGATGTTTCCCCTTTCCATCgtgccccgcgcgctttctatttgTTTCTCCCAGCTTCCCTgcgacacaaagaggcctctgcggagaAGACAGGTCGTCCCAAGAAACATCTAAGACAATACTTTGCAAAATTTTGCGAGGCAAACAAGGTGTTTTATGGGGTATGAGCAAATGGCGAATTGAGGAAAATAGCTGCTTAACGTTTTTAATTAATTGCCAGATTCACTAAACGCTCAGACTTTGACAGAGGATGGGTTTCCAAGTTACCCTACCAAAACGATGACAAGAATGACAAAAGAATCAAATGCAGAAGAATCAATGGAGGATGACAACGTAGCCATGGACTGGGACAACAGCGATATAACAGTTACCTATTCCCGGGATGAGCTTCGAAGGCGCCTTAAGGATGCAGAATTAACAGCATTAAAGGCAAAGGCGTTGCAGAAACGTGCTGAAGCTGTGAAGGATACAATCCTTGAACAAGTAGCAGAGGCAGAGGCAAAGTGTTTGAAAGAAGTCGAGATGATGACAAAGACGTTCCTTATGCGACTGAACGAGGCCAATGATCGTGCAGCGGAGGCTGAACAGGCTCAATACTTAGCGGAAGAAGTGCGGCGGCTAACGGAAGAGAAGTATACGCTCTATAAGTATGAAAGTGAGAAGAATATGCATGAACTAAAGTCCATGTTTGACGATGCTCTGCTTGAAAGGGATGAGCTCATTGTAGCTTTGAAAACTGTGGGCAAGGACTTCGATACGGCAGAGTGGATCTCGCCAAAACGTCGGGACTCAATCCGCCAGCTCGAGGAAAAGTATCAACGATACATCTCTACTAGTGATCGAACGATACAGAGTTTGAAAACACAACTGAATGGAGTTGTAAAGCAGCGAGATCAACTAGCGTCCGATCGAGAAGTAATTAGAAACGAGATGAAAGATACTCGAGAGGCTTTGGAACAGGCGGTAAAGGACAAAGAAGAGTTTCAGTTCAGATTAGAAGAATCACAGTTTGAGATTGAGCGACTGGAAGAAATGATATCCACCATGACGCAAAAAAGACAACAAGCAGAGCGCGAGAGAGACCAGCTTCAGATGTTGACGGACATGTCCTTAATGAAGCTTAGGCACGCGgaatctggaggtccaaagaaaAGAGCATCCGTTAGTTCCTTTCCTCCAAAGATTGATGAGCTTCCAAAAGAAAAGCGAGAACCAAGCCTGAGAAGACTTTCTGAGCAGCTTCTTCATCTAATTGGCCCCTCGCCAACTGAAAAGCTGTCCACGTCGGTTGTAAGCGAAAACCGGGAAAGTGCCGTCCCCATTCTTAAGGATCCTTCTTCCAGTAAATCGCGCGAGGACGGCAACAAAAAGACGAAACAAGAAATTACTAATAGAAGGTTAAATGCCGTGAAACTGCCCTTCCTGGAAAAAGTCAACGAAACTATAGAAAACAATCATGAAACTGAGCCGTTTAACCAGTTCGTTCTTGCTGAGGAGATCGACACAGACGAAAGAGAATATGGGCATGTGTCTCCGATGAAGAGTTCAAAAACAGTAATAAGTGCAGATCTTGACATCATTCAGAAGGATAACCAGATGGATAACTCTATTGACTCTGGAAGCCAAACCAGAAATGACGCAAGACAGTTCACGATTCCGACCTTGCACATTGAAGAAGCGGATACCGATTCAGAGATGGAGTCTCAAAGGGAACCTCCCGAAATAGAAATATCAGATGTTGATGAGCATGACCTGTTAGAGCAAAGGGATGAGGGAGATGACCTCATGAACCCAGATTCCCCAATGTTCATTGTGGGAGGCGAAAATGGTGAAACTCGAATTGTATACAGTTTTGACGACCTTTCAGAACTGCTAGAAGGTATCCCTCAAACAAGTCTATAGTGTAGTGACGTAGTACTGAACAGATAAACCATTTTAGATGGATAATAAAGTCGTTTCACGGCctttaaagcaaaaatttatCGATCGGAACCTTTAGTTCTTTAGGAGTGTTCCCCTTCTTAGCTAATCCTTACATCTACATAACCTGTTATGTCGATGCTAGTCCGGGTGCAGAGGTAGATCACCTTCCgccattttacaaaaaaaaaaaacactgccagGAACATTTTTAGACTATTATTTCTCTCAAGAAGGATCAGACATCACCAAACAGCCCGCACTCCTGTGGAGTGCTTGGCCTGTactaaattaatttttagaaAGAAAACCGCTAACTAGTAAAGCAGACTGAAAGGACCTCTCTGCCAGCAATAGCAGAATTGAAAGTACTCAAATAATGAGCCTTCTCAGTCGACTTTTTTAAAGGAGCATATCACGATAGCAACAGTTATGCATCACTATTTGTCACTTCTAGAGTAACCTTGTCGCAACGCAGTAACGTATCACTAACAGTTGTTTTACCTTGCTGATATCTAATTTCTAAATAAAAGCTTTTGCCCATGGAAACTTTTCAGAGAAGTTTCATGTATTTTCGATACCGGCCCCTCCCCATGCAGTCCTTTAAAATGACTTCTGTTCCACGAATTTGTTAACCGGCCAtcggcaaaaaaagaaaaaaaaaaacaaacaaacgagcaagcaagcaagcaataaaacaagataaaataataaaaaatatacccTACCACTGACAACACCCATAAAATAATAACTTTTTAATCCTCTTAGTGGTTGTCATATTTACTAACACATTGTTCAACAGAAAACCTTAGGAAAATCATCATCTTTCTTGCTGTTATTGTAATAGGTTCCgtagaaacaaaaatataattgaataaaaaaattacaaaataataataaaataaatgtaattCTGCTACACTTAAAACTATAATCGGATTCACTAAAAGTaactaaaattaatattgatATTAACAACGAAATTCTAATTATAGATAATAAACTACAACAAAATGTtaataattacaaattaatTTGCAATTTCCAAGCTGAAACTGATTGGTATTTCCTATAATATAATAGTGCTGCGCTTCACATGGATACTTGGAGTGCACTGCACTGCTCTAGAACGGCAGTATATAACCGGAAAATTAACAAATAAGTaattggctcgtcacgcaatccttcGTGACGAAGCACTAAGAGCCTGCGCGTGGTAGGCTATACAAGAGGGGTATCTGCACTCGACGGAGAAGACAATATGCACTACTGCCTGCACCTGTTACCGCAATGTCGCACGTCGTATTCGTACAAAGGATGCGTGCACATCACTTTTCCAGTTATATCTCCTCGGACACCATTTCCAGTCTTAAAAGGTACTCTTGTTTAAGTGACAATACTTAACAGCCAGAATTGAGTGCCCCACAGCTGGATGCTGCAGTGCCGTGCTAAGCCTTGATACAGAAAATGCATACACAAATCATTTTTGTAGTTATATCTTGTCGGACGCCACTTCCCACCTTAAAAAGTACTGATGTTCATGTGACAATACTTCGCAGCTAGGTTTGAGTGCATTACAGCTAAATGTGCAGTTCTTGCGCTAAGCGTTGATACAATATTGCACacacaaataattttttttccggttATATCCTCTTGGACACCATTTCCCACCTTAAGAAGTACTCTTGTCTACGTGACAATACTTAGCAGCCAGGTTTGAGTGCTTAACAGCTGGATGCTGCAGTGCCTGTGCCAAGCGTTGATAGGTCGCCTTAGATCCCCACTTTTCTGTCCACATCCGTAACACAGCTGCAGTGGTAAAATACGTGTTCTTAGTTAACGTAAAAATATCTGGTGCAGAGCTTCGTTTTTAGCAGAAATCATAAAGATTATTGTTTCTGTTTTATtacataatcatcatcatcattattttttcccCTTGGGGTTTGAGGACGCCTTGTTGACATTAACCGACTCACTTATTAATCGCCTGCAagctactttttttttctactaaacTAAGGCAACGTATCGACATTAGAGCTTATTAAGGCTTCAGCTTATGAAAGCATTTTCAGTAACTGTACCGTGGCATTTGCTGACCATATCACCCTCGTTCTCCTCGATCTGTGCAAGCGTGGCTTCAGTAAGGTGTAATGCTCGGCAGAACATCTTCCAAGAAGCACAAAATTCACCAGCAATATCGAGAAGGTCTTCACTGGATGGCGTGCCAGCCTTAACTGAAGGCGATGAAGGCAAAACTACATAATCTGTGAAAAATAGGAAACAATTCCACTTTTCAGCTTGATAAGCAAGTTACACAGTAATCCCACATGTCCATCCTAGCCTTCGAGAGCAGACGCCGTTTGCAGCTCTTGTTTCAGCCGCAGAGAAAAGAGCTCTTTTCTTCACCCCGACCGTGTAATGGTTGAGCTCGTTAGCCGCAAGGGTGGTGCTACTTGTGAACAATGCATGACTATGAACTAGACAAGGTGCAAGGTGGAAAGTAGGCAAAGTTGGCCGCCAAAActattttcaaaacaataatagaaacaacaaaacaaagaaggaaaaCTAGACAATTTATAAGAGGAGTTATCGTACTAAAAAATGCTGCAGTTCCCAATGACGAGCTAGCGACCCTATGATCCTGTTGACTAAAAAGCGGAATTCCGCGATATAAAGTATTTTCAACGAGGACTCCAGCACTTACCATTACAGGGATCGCTGTGCATGTTACAGTACTTTGCAGCAAGATCTTCTCGTCCCAGTTGTTGGAATGCTTCCGCAAGACTTTGATAAGTTGCAGTGTCTCCACAAGACTCCAACCATTTCTTTAGCATACCTGAAGGGGGATCAAGTTACCTTAACTTTTAAACATGGAAATCAGGAGAAAATATACACCGCAGACGTCTCATATCTACACGCCAGAACTTGGCCTCTCTCTAAATACTTAACTTTGGGTGCGTTTTTTTGGGAGAATCCAAGATCGGATTGGTGATCTCAGATCATACGGATTTTTAACTACTAAAAAAACGGAAGATCCGAAAAAGGATCAATTACCATGACAACGGCATGTCCTCGTGCTCCTCgtgagaaacaacaacaacaacaacaacgaactGATCTTCATGGTgaagacaagaagaaaaagCAACATAAGCTACGAATGAATCGGTTTTAAGGACACAATCAATAAACACATGATTAAACCTCTTACACACCATAACTCTTTTCGATAAGCTTCCCCTCATCCTCTTCAATCTGTCCTAGCTGTGGTTTGTCTAGGTGAAGTGCGCGTCCAAACATTTTCCACGAGGAACCAAGGAAACCAAGGTCGTAAGCAATAAGAAGAAGGTCGTCAGTTGAAGGTTTGCCACATTTGAGTGATGAAAAATCTGTTAAAAGCAGCCTTTATGAATACGCGTTATCATATGACTTAAACGGCCCCTCTTGAGTGATTATCAGGGTGAAGTTCAGTTAACGTGCAGAACAGGCGGTTTGCGTTTTTCAGGCAAGCGAAAGCAAGCGCGAGGCGGACGTAGAGCACCAGACACGCATGAGGTGGGGGGCGTGAAACAAATAACGCATTTTTTTTCGCCGCTCTTCTAACGTGCGTCTCTGCGCTCCACGTCCGTCCACGCCCACTTCGCGCTCGCCTTCGGTCGCCTGATTAACGCGAGAAAAATAATGCCTGTTTTGCAGGTCAGTTAATTTCAGTGGAAACTAAATCACAAACGGTAATGAAAATATGTAACTCAAGCAAGGTAAATTCTGATCAGTTGCCTCGTCCAATCAGTCAAGGTGGAATTTGGACGGTGATTCAGAcatgatctttttaaaaaggtttacCCCTTAGAAGAGCGTATTATTAGCGGTACAGATCAAGGAAGCAACTGCTACTATGCAGATTAGCTTTCAAATTGCAGTTGTTTGACGCGGCTTTTAACACAAGCATGGCATAtaacaaaacaagcaaacaaacaaaccacaCGAAAAGGAAATCAAGGCAGTACCATTTAAAATTTCGTTGGCCTTAGACGGGCATTCCAAGGTCTCCTCCTCATtctaatttaaatcaaacaaaggAGTAACAAAAGCATTAGCAAAGACGCAATATCAGTCTACTTCTATTACAAAGCAGAGACTGTTGTTTGAGACATTTAAACAGATGGCATCAGTGACAAGATTACCTGAGCTGTATAGGCTTGGAACCATTTCTCCAATCCATTCACCTTAACTGTTTCACCACTGTAGCTCTTCGTACAAAAAGGCTCCTCTTCGGGATGAACTCGGAGTAGATGAAGGCACTCATCCTGAGAACAACTTGTTGATTTATGTTTCGTGCACTGGTCGCCATTTTGCAAGCAGAGACAGCAAGCGACACACAGTTCATACTTGAGGCTCTGCAACCAGGACAGCTCAGACGTAAGGACTTTTAAAGAAGCCTCAACAAAGGCCCGAACCTCATTGGCCATTTTCATTAAGGCAGCTGTCAATGACCCACTCATAGAACGACATCTCTGACTCATCTTCAACACAACCTTGATGAATCTCTTTCTGCAAATTAGGAAAAGCTCGAAGGCACTCTGCTTTCTAATGAAAAGCCTTGCACCATTATTAAATAGCTGTGGAGACTGCTTGAGGCCTTGTTGGGAGCACCAACTGATACACCTTGACAGCAGCTGAGAAAAGAGCCCGTGTGGAACAAATCCATCAGGGAAATGGATATATAGTGGACACGGATCACcatcggagggtgttatcttgCATAGACCAGATGGGGATGATCTGAGCTGAGCTGGAACAAAGTATTCTTGCACTTGATCGTCCTTCGAAGACATGCAGGAGAACTTGCCAATTAAGCCATACAGCTCCATCATATCAAGAATGTCCTGCTTTAAAAGGCCATTCTGAATGAAATCCGTGAAAACGTGATCTACAAGAGCCATTCTAAGGATGCCGTTTTCTTCCAGCTCGCGCCAacatttcgaaaacaaaggATCCTAAAATTTAGAACAATTCAAGAACATCTCAAGAACATGAATAAATCTCACAGAGGCCTGTTGTTGGTATGgtcgatttttgtttttttttgcaataacaCTGAAGTGCTTACATGCCTAATTCTAGAGACAATCACCAGAAAATTACGAGCGAGGGCTGAGAAAAATGTTTGCGCTATGAAGAGGTTGTCTATTCGCACAGACAATAGCTGTCGATCAACGGACGTAAGAGAAATCGTTCTGTTATGTTAAAATAgtttatattaaaaaatgttGTAGTTGTTGAATGATAAGCGACTACATGATGTGCCTCTAATACCTAACGAGTACAAAAACGAGGGAAAAGGTTAATAAAGTCCTCATTAACGGAGGTATTCAAGATTTTGCAAGAGATTTTCGTAAGGGACAGTAAGTGCAGATGTATGAAATATGTATCAGTTTAAGAAGGATTCATATCGGCCCAGGGATACAAACACCGAACCCCGCGAACACagttagagacctttagattcgaggacgagaataACTACGAGTACTAGATAGAATTATATTAAATCTTTTTGCGCATTGtcaaaaatagacaccccgtaATGCTACCGTAACGTTTATTGAAGGAGATTATGCCCcttcccgatcgcaaaatgataaaacttcaaACATCTGATAActcttgtttccgccactaggTTACTATCGCTAAACCTCGTAATAAAAGACGACGGCTGTCACGTTTTTCCCCAATAATGAAACTGGTTCACGCGCGCTTTTCTTTGGATCGAGCAAAATCTAGAACTCGCattcgtcctcgtcttagaatcttcAAGTCCCAAATCACTTACTTACCAACTCATTGAAAGGCGAGACAGTTATCAGTTGTTTAAATAGGTTTATAAGCCACTGAGCCTGCAGCACCACAGTATGGCCATGCTTGACTATAACACCAAGATCATGATAGAAATTCAACATGGCCGTCAGCTCCGCATCGTCCTCGATTTGGCAAACTCTTCTGGTGACGGTCAGAATCTGGTTCAGGGACATGTGGAAAATTTTCTTCGCAACCAATGCCTCGACAACTTTTTCGAAATTGAACCACCTATTGTGAACAATAAAGGGACAACGAAGAAATCGTTACAAGCAGAGACGACTGAAAAAGGATTGGAGGTAAAAAAAGTGGGTTTGACTTTGTGTATTTGGTTTTTGCATTAGGAGAATTGAATATTTCACTTTACGCCTAGCTTGCTCATGGAAGAGCTGCAAGTTGTTCTGAGAGGTCTAATTAAACCCCtcaactgaaatgaaaaaaaaaaacaaaaaaaaacgacgAAACGCCACGACATTTcatttaacaacaaaatatgTAAAATTTGCCATTATGCATGAACACTGCAGCTAATTTTGTAATAGCGGAACCTGACATAAGTGAAGTAGACGTGTTATATTGAGTTTCCCTTTAATCGCGCTTTTCAGTCCAATCCAAAAAAGGGTACCGCATTACTACTTTGAATAGAACATACTATTTTGCGAAACATACCTAATTGGTACCTCTTCACCCATGTACGGTTCCCGTTTCAATACTTCCATGATTTTCTTCTGTAGTTTCTGGATCCCGTCATCGCTATGCGACTGAGTGTTATCGACAGCAAAGAATGGCCTGATCACGTGCTCTTCGTAGGTGTTGCCGGAGATACCCTTCTCGATGCACTTTTCCATTTTCTTGGGGTCTTCAAAAGGGTGATCAGCATTTGTACCAACAATGAAGACTGGTGGACGAAGATAGCGCAAGTCTGTGCCTTGATGATCTGAACCTTGTACAGCTTTACTCTCTGTGGTACGTCGAATACTATGAACAGAAACTAACCAGGCCAATAAACTATCCAAATTGGTCTCACTGTTTGGGTTCTCCAAGACAAGATCATGAATCCCTTGTCTGACACAGGGCTCGGCTTCGGCACTTAGACTTTTGCTAAGATTATACACCAAAACGTACACTGCTCGCGGTGACAGAAAGACAGGATGGGACGCATAGTATAGGTGCTGTCCAGCAAAATCCCACAGCGTTAAAATGAATTCCTTTACTTTGATGTCATCATCCAATTTGAGCCGCTCCAAGTATTGAATGACCAACTCTGTGACATCGTCCGACAACGCCGCAGTGGTGTCGATATTTAATTGCACACCTTGATCTGAGGAACTGCTTGAACGTTTCCCCTCTGCATTCCCCTCATGAAGCTCTGAGGTGCTCTCAGGTTTTATATTCGTTGTCGACTCGGCTACGGTTGACAAGGTCTCAGATTGCTTTGGCCTAATGCCGTCCAATTCGCCCCTACTACTCTATAAAACAATCAGGTGTATAACAAGCTTTagaaaaatatttcgaaaacgctgtaATAGAATTTgatcaaactttgccataattgaggcaattatggcaggtagaTACtgccttaagcgatttcttaaaaaaaaaactcctggtacagagaaacacaaagataaataaaacaatgtaatggcacattacgttgccatggcgactccgattgcaataaaacccagatcataagaaattttcatctttataaaATACAGTTGtggaaaccttttttccatatctcaTGCcgagttaatgctcaaacttgagaGGTATCCTCCTAAAAAATCCAGaagagccaccttaaattcaACATAGTAAATCAGCAAAAAACGTCTTCACTGTTCAGGCAACAAAAATACAAcattaaacaacagcaaaacaaaatcagACGAAGCTGTTGGTTGAGATAATCTGATTGAAAGTATCAGTTTCAagctaaagaaacaaaatcgtCATCTCGACCACAGCaacaaaaggttaaaaaaaatgtacaatgtTTCATCAATGGTACCTCTTCTAAGACTTCCGCGGGCTGCGAAATATCTTGTTTGTCAGCTTGTCCCTTACTCAAATCCTTTGCGATGAGCATTGCAATGTCTTTAGCAAACTCAGATACTTCAAGCTTCTTATCTTTTATGGGCTCCCAATTTTTAATTTGGTCTACGTCCACTTGGCATTTTGAAGGATCAACTTCAACTCCGACCGTACTCTCTTCCTGTCGGTTGAAAGGTATTCCCAAAAGAGATTTTTTGAGACTCGTTTTGCCCGCCCTGTCCTGGCCAAGTAGCATTATGCGACCACGGTAAACTTTCACCTTTCCATTCTGCAGGGCTTTTTGGAAGGCAAGTTCGGCTTCTGGACCCCGCGCTCGAATCTCTGGTGGAACAAACGAATCTGGTAAAAAAAGGCAGGCGTTAATGATTAGTGACCTATAAAACAGACCATTGGATGTCCAATATTGCACAGTGGATCCGACTTTGACTTTTCACAAGGCCTTTTGCACTGTTTGGCGCACTTCCCCTTCTTTTGATGCTTTTGATGTTTGTCTccgttttgctgtttttttgtaGATACGTAcccagaaataaataaataaataaattaagtaaTTAATATAAACGAACGCAACAGGATATATTAATTTGGTAATCAGAAACGAATTCAACAAACTTACCGTCCATAAGGTCATAATCCAGCACTTCCTTCACATGCTCGCTCTTAAACAATCCGATTTCCCTGTTCTGTCTTTCACCTAACCAGACAGTTTTGTCTTTCCTACAAACAATTTCAAATCCTTAGGCA is a genomic window containing:
- the LOC140948775 gene encoding uncharacterized protein — its product is MEARNKKETAKFCGNIMVRKTRRRSFLAKSMFQGVFGVLTEVAFEYYNSSAQWTKGEKPDFAIEVTDIQSVEEVDDSAFSQELCFQIAYHSRTKKDNSNCRTVYLSAYEVEEFESWLCSLRLSCLENPVSLTQYHSGRFTGKSWSCCKAVTFRNSPGCKPCKIYGIPDIKRHKLSLAIAFSGFGVVASESHYSDMPGSLPFNKGDHLTVSDASGSVEWKAFSTTSTSGYGYIPKDAVNPKELHEEPWFFEEIPTSVTAAILRDQVAGCFILRTSGLGSKIILSFRTDKTVKHIEVLQDEATQKYRVKDESDAVSYANFLQFDSIQQLLDQCKQHPTLGITLEKYPTLKNADEIWRVDWPEVEKTGEVVSSLPWNVFTGKFHNKEALIHVLPEGSSDILKEKFSNQSRLMMTLGHENMVRLHGIGVKGPRSFMVHENMQNGDLSEYLKRNSSILESNHTELGNILNHVINGMVYLHESLVEHGELVPENCLVGEKGQVKISGFHCARSPWCKRPLSDDVYKNRIPITAPECSQSIQTFPADVWAYGFFIYAVVTVGKQPITTLDQVLKFNPSNDSLDQLAGFVDKIKLCLQRDPNARPTFQDLRDQVSLKTGSSTPSCSTHSLEDSLNAQTLTEDGFPSYPTKTMTRMTKESNAEESMEDDNVAMDWDNSDITVTYSRDELRRRLKDAELTALKAKALQKRAEAVKDTILEQVAEAEAKCLKEVEMMTKTFLMRLNEANDRAAEAEQAQYLAEEVRRLTEEKYTLYKYESEKNMHELKSMFDDALLERDELIVALKTVGKDFDTAEWISPKRRDSIRQLEEKYQRYISTSDRTIQSLKTQLNGVVKQRDQLASDREVIRNEMKDTREALEQAVKDKEEFQFRLEESQFEIERLEEMISTMTQKRQQAERERDQLQMLTDMSLMKLRHAESGGPKKRASVSSFPPKIDELPKEKREPSLRRLSEQLLHLIGPSPTEKLSTSVVSENRESAVPILKDPSSSKSREDGNKKTKQEITNRRLNAVKLPFLEKVNETIENNHETEPFNQFVLAEEIDTDEREYGHVSPMKSSKTVISADLDIIQKDNQMDNSIDSGSQTRNDARQFTIPTLHIEEADTDSEMESQREPPEIEISDVDEHDLLEQRDEGDDLMNPDSPMFIVGGENGETRIVYSFDDLSELLEGIPQTSL
- the LOC140948773 gene encoding uncharacterized protein — translated: MDDSFVPPEIRARGPEAELAFQKALQNGKVKVYRGRIMLLGQDRAGKTSLKKSLLGIPFNRQEESTVGVEVDPSKCQVDVDQIKNWEPIKDKKLEVSEFAKDIAMLIAKDLSKGQADKQDISQPAEVLEESSRGELDGIRPKQSETLSTVAESTTNIKPESTSELHEGNAEGKRSSSSSDQGVQLNIDTTAALSDDVTELVIQYLERLKLDDDIKVKEFILTLWDFAGQHLYYASHPVFLSPRAVYVLVYNLSKSLSAEAEPCVRQGIHDLVLENPNSETNLDSLLAWLVSVHSIRRTTESKAVQGSDHQGTDLRYLRPPVFIVGTNADHPFEDPKKMEKCIEKGISGNTYEEHVIRPFFAVDNTQSHSDDGIQKLQKKIMEVLKREPYMGEEVPIRWFNFEKVVEALVAKKIFHMSLNQILTVTRRVCQIEDDAELTAMLNFYHDLGVIVKHGHTVVLQAQWLINLFKQLITVSPFNELDPLFSKCWRELEENGILRMALVDHVFTDFIQNGLLKQDILDMMELYGLIGKFSCMSSKDDQVQEYFVPAQLRSSPSGLCKITPSDGDPCPLYIHFPDGFVPHGLFSQLLSRCISWCSQQGLKQSPQLFNNGARLFIRKQSAFELFLICRKRFIKVVLKMSQRCRSMSGSLTAALMKMANEVRAFVEASLKVLTSELSWLQSLKYELCVACCLCLQNGDQCTKHKSTSCSQDECLHLLRVHPEEEPFCTKSYSGETVKVNGLEKWFQAYTAQNEEETLECPSKANEILNDFSSLKCGKPSTDDLLLIAYDLGFLGSSWKMFGRALHLDKPQLGQIEEDEGKLIEKSYGMLKKWLESCGDTATYQSLAEAFQQLGREDLAAKYCNMHSDPCNDYVVLPSSPSVKAGTPSSEDLLDIAGEFCASWKMFCRALHLTEATLAQIEENEGDMVSKCHAVLRMWTEKWGSKATYQRLAQALQHPAVKHSNLAAKYCHVDKSTS